The sequence tgtttcctgaattggcaggtggattctttacctctgaaccaccagggaagccccaacatcaTCCCTTTTTATGGACAAATAATATTCACTGTATAGATGGACCACATTTAGTTTATCCCCTCACCAGTTCGCGCTCCTATCATTTTGTAAACACTCACCTATTGGAGAGTCCCAGGAGTGGGATGCTGGATCTGAGGGCCCGGGCATTCAAAATGCCCGTCACAGGACGCCTTCCATTGCTCTGAGCTACTGATGCGCCCCCAGCAGCGTGTGGGGCTGCTTGTCTGCCCACATCCTGGCCAGCTCAGGGGCTCATCACACTTTTGAATTTTTGCACATCTGATAAATACGCAAAACTCCTCTGAGTTTGAAGATAGAAAAGGGCAGAGTCTGAGGAGAGGGGAAAGCATGGGGGAGTAGACTCCAGCCTTCCAGAGtccaggagaagactcttgacattTATCccatttacagatgtggaaactacgATAAAGAACAGTTAAGGTCAAGCCGTGAGCCAGGGGCTGGAAAGGATTTGAACCTGGTCTGCCTAAAGCCAGGACCCCAGTGAGGCAGAGACCCTCTCCCAGCCCACCTGTGCCCATTCCCTCCTCGagccctcattttatttttttccatgccACAGatgatgggatggttggatggcatcatcaagtcaatggacatgagtttgagcaaattctgggaagtggtgaaggacagggaagcctggagtgctgcagtccatgggtcgcaaagagtcggacacgcctgagtgactgaataacaatgtgGCGtgactagagattgaacctgtgtcccttgcattgacagcactgagttttagccactggaccaccagggcagtccccccCAGTGTCTCTTGTGTTACTATTCCCGGGATCTGACTCAGGCTGCCCTCTGCTCCTGAGACTGCAGACTCCTGGAAGGGTTCCCCacctccagagcccaggctcacTCCAGAAGAATCTTTTCACACAGTGCCCCTGCCCTGCTCACACACCTGCCTTGGCCCTGGGAATAAAGCCTGGCTTTGGAGGCCTTCGCCGCCTGGCCCCCACCCATCGCCAGTTCCTCCACTTAGCCTCGCCCCTCCAGCCACTCCACTCCTAACGAGGCTGCCACTCTTAACCACTGTATCCCAGGCGGGCATGTCTTCTCAAGCGACAGGACCTGTGCTCCTGCTGCGGCTTCTCGCTGCAGTCTGCGACACGTTCATTTCTGCCTGCGACTGCAACTCTTCCTCCAAGCCCCAGACTCAAAGTCCTCTTCCCCAGCGAGCCCTCCTCTCAATGCTCCCCCACAGCATGTTCATACACAAGGAGAGTTCtgagtctgtgggagagggtaaGAGCTTGGAAAATCAAGGGCAGGTTTTAGGAATCCTTGGCAAACTCCCATTCATGTGTTGAAACCCCACCTCTAATgcctccttctccaggaaaccttCCAGTACTCTGACCCTCACTCCGACCTTGACCTGACTCCGTCAGACTGGGGATGTCTGTTTCCAGCTTTATCTTTTTCCAAGACTGGCTGCTCCTAGAGATACCGAACGGGGGGCGGAGCCTCTTGGGGGGCTCACCATggataatgtttgttgaatgaataaatgaatgcatggGTTGGGAGTCAACTGAGCTGAGACTGGGAAGTGAGAGTGAGTTGATGAGGTAGCAGTTAGTTGGGGTGTCACTGGGGGACATATAGTCATTGGGTCTCAGCAAGAAGGAAGGAGGCCTCCCGCCCCTGCCCCTCCCGTGAGAATCCCGATTCTTGAGGCCTTCCGCGGGAGCAGAGCGGGGGCGGGTCTCTGGGTCTTCTTTATTCTTCCCCTCGGCACTTCACTCGGCACAAGTTCCTCTTCCCCATGAGCAGCTCGGTGCAGAGCGCGAGGAGCGCCAGGCATAGCAGTGGATCGGAAGCCGGGGAGGGTCGGACCCTCTGACCCCCGCGTCCAGGTGAGCCACCACGCTGCCGGCAACTTCCAGCAAGACCGAGGCCAAGGCCGGGCAGTAGGACCAGAAAGGTAGGAAGGAGGCATTGGAACTTGGGTCTGTGCAAACCAGagccggtgggggggggggagggggtggtggggcggggggtaCTCGTCAGCACCCCACCCCAAGACTCTCAGACCCAGACTCCCAGTCTCCTGCAGTTCGGAAGAAAGGCAGAGGGGCGGGGTCGTTTCTGGGGCAACAGCTCATTTGCATATAGTCCTGTCTCGCCGGCTAGCTCTCCCgaaatatttggggaaattgGGCAACCTAGCCCGAAGGGGCACATCTGAGAGAAAGGGAAGGGGCTGACTGGGCCAAGTCTCCTCATTGCCTTTCAAGCCCCTGAGGCATCAGGGTTAGGTACCCATTCCCCAGAAGGGGAGACTGAGGCCAGAGCCAATCAAAGAGGAGCAACCAGTGAAAGGCTGCTGTTTTAACACTTCAGAAGTGGCCTgagctataaaaatatatacatctatctatctatctatctatatacaagTGGCAAGGGGGAGGGTGAGCCACAAGCTGAGGTCGGGGGCTTGGATTCCAGTGTCTCTGCCTAGGTTGCCTGAATGGGGGGTGCCCTGACGTGGGCGCTGTTGTTGCCACTGCTGCTGCACCAGGCAGGCAGCCAGACGTCGTCATGCAGCGTGTTCTCAGGGGACGTGGACTGGACCACGGAATACTCTGACACTTGCCTCAACTTCAGCGGCCAAATCCTGAGCCAGCTACCTCAGAACCAGTCTCTGCGGGCCAGATTCCTGCAGCTCCTCGACCTGTCTGCGAACGGCCTTCAACGGCTCCCAGGGTCCTTCTTCAGTGACCTGGAGCGGCTGCAGCTACTGATTGTGACCAACAACTCCTTGGACTTCGTGGACAGGGCGCTGGCCAAACGCTGTGACCTCGACCTGCAGGCTGACTGCAGCTGTGTCCTATTAGACTGGCACAGAGACCGGCAGGACAACTGCTCTGGCCCAGAGCTTCCAAAGTGCCTAGATGTGCCCACTGGTGCCTGGCACAACCTCTCTGTCTTCTTGGATGTGAGCTGCCCCTCTGGCCTGACCAAGACAACCATTGGCGCACTGGCGGCCAGCGGAAGCCTGCTCCTTGTGCTTGCCATTGCCGGCCCGGTGCTGGCCTGGAGACTCTGTAGACATCGGATGGGCCAGAACCTGAGCAAAACGTGGGCTGCTCAGGATGGCTCCAGGTCTGGTTCAGGCTGGCAGTCAAGGTACGGTAGCCAAGGCCGCAGGCCTAAGCCCCCAGCCAACACCCCGCCCAGATCTTCCACCCCTGACTACGAGAACATGTTCGTGGGCCCACCGGCTGCCAGACACCAGTGGGATGAACACAGGTGAGTGACCCACACAcgtgtgtctgtgagtctctggAGCTGGATGGCCAGGGTCCaactcctggctctgcctcttatAGGCTgcgtgatcttgggcaagtagtttcccctctctgggcctcagtttcttcctagaTAAAATGGGATTAATAACAGCCCTCCGCCTCACAGAGCTGGGTTAAGTGAGTTCCTGTGCAGAAGACACGCATCCCCATGCATGACCTGCAAACCCAGTTTCTGGCTGACAAGGATGCGGAGGGAGGAGGCAGCTGTTCAAGGTGGTGGGGGCTCTGTGGTCAGCAGCCTAGGCTTAGATCTCGTGTGACCCCAGGCTGCCTTTGAacctctgtttctgtctctgtaaAATGAGACCACATCCCCATCTCTCCCCGACACATAGGAGATGCCAAGAAAGCCATCTGTGTCTCTCGACCCCCACAAAGCCCTGCCCCCCAAATGGGCTAGGCTTAGACAGATGGGTCTGTTTCCAGGTTGGGTGAGAGAGGGGGTTTCTAGGGGGCAGGCACAAGGAGGAACAAAGGCCCGGAGGTGGGAGAGAACAGAGACTGCTGTGAATGTGTTTTGAGAAGGCAAGACTTCAGGGCTGGGGTTGGAGGGGGCTGAGAGGACCCAAGCAGGAAGGGAAGAGGGCTGGGCAACTGGGCTGAGCAGCAGAATCCAAAAGATGGGGAGGCCTGTGGGAAGTTATTGATGAGAAATGAGAGCATATGCAAAGCACACACAAATACGGCCCAAAAGCAGAAGTGGTCTGCGGTGGGGAGTAGATGGCACCAGACTTCCTAAGGCAGTGTGTGTTCTGATGCCTGCTCTGCTTTGCTGTCCCCAAGATCTCAGGGCCAGGCTCCTCTAAAAACATTGTTTACAAGAGAATGTGTCAATCTCATCCTGCACTTCACAGTGGCAGAAATAGAGTTTCTGGaaattccctggcggcccagtggttaggactctgtgctttcactgctgagggtgcaggttcaattcctggtccaggaactaagattccacaagctaggcggcacagccaaaaaaaaaaaagaaagaaagaaatgaaggttCTGGGAGGCAGGAGAATGACTTCCTCAAGGTTAGAAGCAGAGACTAGAACAAACCCTGACTTCCATCCCCATATAaccatttatgtattttggagtAATTTATACTAAAGTATACATGACTGATAGACACCACTTAGTCAATAGGGCCTTTGTTCCAGGAGGAGCCAGGGGTGGGTTTAGGATGTTCTGGAGGCAGGAAAGTTCTTCTCTGGGGTCTTGCCCACCATAGCAAGACATTCCTAGAAGCTACCATCCCCTCTGATCCATTGAatgggtggggaaactgaggctcagagattttTGTATCGAGGCCCAAAGTCAGTTGCTTCAGGAGACCTGGGGGAAAATTTCCCATCTGAAGGGGCACTGATTCAGCTCCAGGCACCAGAGCTTCCAGTTTTTCAAGAGGAAACCCAAAACtaaatttgaatataaaaaaaGGGCAACTATCTCAGctttaaggaaggaaaaaaaaaaaaaaaaccctgccatGACTCAAGGTCCTTGGACCACAGCATTGCAATGCTGAAGGCACAGAATCTTCCCCAAGTCACTGCCCCCTTCTTGCTTTCCTCACAGAAAGTTGGGCCAGGCTGGGAGACTGCTGCCCCGTTCCCCACTCCTCTCATATGtaatttctccaggggatcttcccaacccagggatcaaacccgggtctcccgcattgcaggcagacgctttaacctctgagccaccaggtctcccgcattgcaggcagacgcttaacctctgagccaccaggtctcccgcattgcaggcagacgcttaacctctgagccaccaggtctcccgcatcgcaggcagacgcttaacctctgagccaccaggtctcccgcattgcaggcagacgctttaacctctgagccaccagggaagccccatatgtaaTTAGGAGTGGACTCAACCACCATGAACTACTTTGCCTCTAAAAGCTGATGTGCCTGCTCCCTGAGTCCTGCCTGAACTCCCATCTGTCTTTTCCCCATAGGTCTCCCCCTTCAGAGGGCGGCGACTTCTACATGAGCTATGAGAGCCTCCAGCACGAGTCCCAGCCTGTCTACTGCAACCTGCAGTCGCTGGGCCAGGTCCCATTGGATGACGAGGAGTATGTGGTCCCCGGGCGCTGAGCAACATCTTCACCATCTCAGACTCCAGCCTGAGACTTCAGGTGACGGGGCATTCTGGCTCCTCCCTGGCTTCAGTCCTCCCGTCTGAGAAATGGCACCAGGGGAGGGTCATCCTTGAGGCTCCAGAGCGGCTCTGGAGCCCCATCCCTAGCCCATTCTGCCCCCCCAGGCCACTGGGCTGCCAGAAGGGGAGGAGAGACCCCAACgtggatgggggtgggagagTCAATGTGTGAACTCTGTTGGCATTCCCTGTCAGTgcgcaaataaattcttcaggacAGACGAGGCTGCTGGTGAGTGGGCTCCTCAGGGTGCAGATTTCTTGAGCTCCCAAGACAAGAACTCTGAGACTCCTCAATTGCTCCCAACCCCCCAGTCTCTCCCCTCTGTCCCTCTCAGGCCCCTTTCTAGATGCCTGGTATCGTCTTGGCCCCCAAGGCAGCCCACACCAGACTCAGAAGGGTCTTTCTAACTCAACAATAGGACTGTGCTCCTCCCCTGCTCACACGCCCTCTGTGGCTCCCCAGTGCCCCCAGAGTCTCCGCCTGGTGGTTGAGACCTGCATGGACCCAGCCCTGTCCAACTCACCACGCACTCCCATTTCTCTGCCCTTCTGATCTGGGCCTCCTCTCGCATCAAGCTCACTTCCCTCCTGCAGCTTTCATTTCCTTACGCATGCCATCTGTCTGCCCAGACTGCCATCCCCTTCCACATCTTCTCACTCTTaagcatctgtatgcaggtgTAGAACTCTGGCCTGGGCAACACGGGTCCAGTTCCTGACCCCGTCGTGAAACCTCTGGGTGTCAGTTCCCCCACGTGTAAAACAGGGTGATTAGAACTGGTCTCTAAGGTTGTTTTAGCTctaatgtgttgctgctgctgctgctgctgttgctgctgctgttgtcacttcagtcgtgtctgactctgttgcaaccccatagacggcagcccaccaggctcccccgtccctgggattctccaggcaagaacactggagtggggtgccatcgccttctcctctaATGTGTTGAGACACCTTAACTCATCCTTCCGGGTCTAGGTGCAGCACCAGTGCCACTCCAAGAAGCTGGTTCTTCCTCAGGTAGAGTTCATTGCTGCCCAGCTCATGCCTCAGCTGGATTTTCTGTCAGCTGCCCCCAGCCTGGCTTCTGTCAAGCCCTCAGACTACGGGAGACAGAGCTTGACAGCCCCAGTCCTGGGAGGTCAAGCCTGGATCAGAGGGAAAGTGAGAGCCAGGATCCCCAGAGAGAGATGAATGAAGGCATTTTTAAAAGGCTGTATGTAAGAGGggaatctggagtgggtttcgAAGGATGCATAGATGTTTGAGAAGTAGAAAGGACAAGGCATGCTGGGCAAGGGGACCAGCTTGCAGGTGTGAAAAGACACATGGGCAGTGGCGTCCAGCAAAGGCAACACTTGGTGTTTGGGGAAAGACTCAGCATAGCATCTGCTGCCTCTGGGTCATCCTGACATGGCGTCTTATTGAATCGCACCACCTGGGAGTGACCCGAAGTGGGAGGGGCGACCTATGAGGGTCTTCGGCTTCCTTGCACCCCTGCATCCGGTGCTACGTGGCTCAAGCccccactcctgcccccaatcacctGTCTCCCTCTGTTCACTGATGCATTGCCTGGGTTGACTCCTTGGCACAGTCCTTCCTGCGAATCAGGTGCTCCCCTGTGACTGCTCTCTTACTCATCTGTCTTGTATTCATTTGTCTCCTGCACTTGACTGAGCTGGAACAGAGTGGTTTTTGCCTACCTTGTCACTTCCTCCCCTCAGGGCACAGCCAAGGCCTGGCACAAAGTGGGTACTCATTAAATACATTCAGGGGCACCTAGTCATTCCAATCTGCCTCTGGGTGGGGGGCTTCACAGGGGTCACACTGCACTCACTGCTGGAGCTGGAACTGTCTCCTCCAGATCCCTGTTCCAGTTCCTCAGGGTGAACAGGCAAGTGAGGAGGGGGCTGGACTTGGCACATCTCAGCAATTCCACGATCCCAAGTAGAAAAGGATATAACCTGGGAGATGTGACGTGCATGAAAATGTTCTTCACGCCTTTTTTCtccatactctttttttttttttgacactggTATGAGGCATGAGCCAtgctcagctccctgaccaggggtcgaacccatgtcccctgcagtaaaagcatggaatcttaaccactggaccaccagggaagtccctccacgcATGCTCTTTTTACATGAAAGGATAGATGCACCGTTAACATGAAGGGAGGTGCCACAAACAGCAGAGGGACGGGGACTCCTCTAGGTCAGTGCACTTGGTGGCAGATGGACGTGTCTCTGGGCTGCCCAGGTTTGGAAAGGGGACCCCCATGGGGGGAGAGACTGCAGGATGGTGATCAAGACGGGGCCAGATACCTACAGAGACTGGACTACCAAGAGATGAGAAGACAAGGAGGGAGACTTAAGACCCAGAAGGGTCtcagaaacagaagcagaggagcagggagggaaACACAGAAGCAGCGAGAGGGATGTCCTGACAGTGAAAAGAAAgggtcagtcactcagccgtgtccgagtctttgccaccccatgaaatgtatagccaaccaggctcctctgtctttgtctgcaggcaagaatagtggagtgttgAGAgtgttgacagaaaacaaaattttataaagcagttatccttcaattaaaagataaataaaattttaaaaacaaataaaatcacacacaaagaatactggagtgggtagctattcacttctccagatcttcctgacccagggatcaaaccccccccccccacctcctgaattgcaaacagattctttaccgtctgaaccaccagggactcCCACACGAGCATCACGCAGTTTCCTGGCATCCCCAAAGAACGTCCTGCCACCCATCCCCTGGCCTGTTTCAATCATCCCATAtcagatcccctgggggaacTGAGGCCAACGGGGCTAGGGGTGCGGGTGGGCTCTTCCCAAGGTCAATGACTCCAGCCTGGACACCACAGAAGGCTGGTCAGACAGCTTCACGTTTATTACCAGGGTTTTTCATAAACACACACCCTGTCAgaccacccctccccagccccctagTTCCCAGGCAGACAACcccaataaattaataataaatagaaatataaatacataggTTTAGGGGGGAGGGAGCAGACAGCAACGGTTATGAACAGGGTATTTCAGGTTCCAGGAGCCCACTAGACAGGCAAGGACAACCGAAGCCTTTCCAGTGCGTCCATGCCAGAAATGAAGGACCAGGGCCGCTCACACGCAGTGACAGTCCTTGGCCACGAGGTCGTCAAAGGGCGTGAGTGACACGCGGCCGTCGCTGTCTTGGTGCATGAGCACCACCGGCTCGTAGCTGGCAGGCACGCAGCACGGCGCCGGCGCAGCATCAGGGTTCAGGCCATGCAAGCGCGCCTGCATCTGCGCGTGCGTGTTAGCGGACCGGAAGTGGCTCGGGCACGCGCCGATGCACATGCGCACATCCAGCTCCCGCGGCGCCAGCACCCAGTCGGCCCAGCCCAGGTCCTCAAGCGACGCGCGCAGGCTCTGCAAGTGACAGCAGCGCCCCTCCCCGAGCGGGCAGCCGTCCCGAGTGTGAGCATGCGTGTGACGTCGCCCCCTGGTGGCGCTTGGCCGCCAGTGCAGCTCAAGCTGGGGTGGTGAAGAAGGCAACGCCTCCTGCAACTGGTCCGGTCTTGCTAACAGTCGCAGGCGTATTGAGGGACCCCGGGAGCCTCCGAGTGTGAGCTGTCGCCGTAGTGGCCGCGTCACATCCCACGAGCTCCACGCCTTCGGGGACAGCCGGAGAAGGGCCCGATGCAGGCGGGAGGCTGAAGGGAGTCCCTCAGTTAAGTTGACCCGGGGGATGCGCAGGTGCAGGTGGCCGCCTGGCCCAAGTCGCACtatggaaaagaggaaagaaagctaGTCACTCACAGGCCTACTGTGTGCTGAgcgcggggtggtggtggtggtggtggtgtgtgtgccaTTTCCTCCAACACCCCAAGCTGGATCcttcctcagggcctttgcacaggccaCTTTGTCTACCGGCCACATTCTTCCCCTGAATCTCAGCGTGGCTGGTAACATACCACTCCAGCCTGACTGAAATTGGCATCGATCGATTTCATTTGGCTGTCTATCATTTGCCTCCCCCAAATGAGAATCACAGCAGGGACTTCTGACTCCTTGGTCaccactgtgcctggcacacagtagatgcttaGTTAGTACCCGCGGGAATGAATGTATATCTGAGCTTTAGAGAGTCTGCGATTCCAACGctgtctctgcctccttctttctGCTGGAGTCCCACAGCACAAGTGGGATTAAGGTGGGATAAGAGCTCTCACTTCTGACTTGACTCCTCCCAGTTCCTAACGCAGCCCAGATCTTGCGCTTGCTCCGCCTGCTGGAGGCTCGGTGGAGAGCGTGAATATACTCCACTCCCTCGCTAAGACACCAGTCACATGCACCTTTAGCGGAGTCTTGGCGCGCGATTGCATCAGATTCGGAACCAGCCCAAGGAGGTTTAGCGCATCTCAGCGCACCGCTCAGTCCtccccccttcccttccttccgcGGGACACCTGGATCTTTCCCCCGGGAAATCCCCCGTACAAACAGCCCTTTCCTTATATCCAAGGGCAGGGACCACACCCCCTAGCCCGACCTTGTCTCCGGGTTCTCCTGGGTTCTTTGAGTCTTCAGTGGAGTCGCTGGATTCTCTGGCCTTAGTTTCCCCATGCGACCCCGGGAGGTGTTGTAACATCTCAGATTGGCTAAGCCTCGCCTGGTCCCGCTGCACGTCTGGTCTTT is a genomic window of Ovis canadensis isolate MfBH-ARS-UI-01 breed Bighorn chromosome 5, ARS-UI_OviCan_v2, whole genome shotgun sequence containing:
- the LRRC25 gene encoding leucine-rich repeat-containing protein 25, translated to MGGALTWALLLPLLLHQAGSQTSSCSVFSGDVDWTTEYSDTCLNFSGQILSQLPQNQSLRARFLQLLDLSANGLQRLPGSFFSDLERLQLLIVTNNSLDFVDRALAKRCDLDLQADCSCVLLDWHRDRQDNCSGPELPKCLDVPTGAWHNLSVFLDVSCPSGLTKTTIGALAASGSLLLVLAIAGPVLAWRLCRHRMGQNLSKTWAAQDGSRSGSGWQSRYGSQGRRPKPPANTPPRSSTPDYENMFVGPPAARHQWDEHRSPPSEGGDFYMSYESLQHESQPVYCNLQSLGQVPLDDEEYVVPGR
- the GDF15 gene encoding growth/differentiation factor 15, coding for MPGQRPAAPHRSLMLLMLLMFSWLRSAGALSLTQEHLQTFQGPSNVHSSLDISRFRELRKRYKDLLTRLRANQTWEDSNPDLMPPPQVRVVTPKLRLGPGGHLHLRIPRVNLTEGLPSASRLHRALLRLSPKAWSSWDVTRPLRRQLTLGGSRGPSIRLRLLARPDQLQEALPSSPPQLELHWRPSATRGRRHTHAHTRDGCPLGEGRCCHLQSLRASLEDLGWADWVLAPRELDVRMCIGACPSHFRSANTHAQMQARLHGLNPDAAPAPCCVPASYEPVVLMHQDSDGRVSLTPFDDLVAKDCHCV